One segment of Aquimarina sp. BL5 DNA contains the following:
- a CDS encoding nuclear transport factor 2 family protein: protein MNSLFHEKATISLFPKQKIAKGTQEISGYYQNTFSENKTDAIELLDRIIFRGIIIDKELVKTPTKNLERIVFYKFKKDKIKSMTILLGEAITNPDPRFIVDKQLMAYNGRNIDAFVNTYSEDIKIYDFPDRFKTSGHSELRRIYGMLFKNTPSLHCIIKKRLVMVTIVIDQELVQLNAGITIRAVAVYEVKNGLIDRVTFIQ, encoded by the coding sequence ATGAATAGTTTGTTTCACGAAAAAGCTACAATTTCGCTTTTTCCAAAACAAAAAATAGCAAAAGGTACTCAGGAAATCAGTGGCTATTATCAAAACACCTTTTCTGAAAATAAAACTGATGCCATAGAACTTTTAGACCGTATTATCTTTAGAGGGATCATTATTGATAAGGAACTTGTAAAAACTCCAACCAAAAATCTGGAGCGTATTGTTTTTTATAAATTCAAAAAAGATAAGATCAAATCAATGACCATTCTTTTGGGAGAAGCCATCACCAATCCTGACCCTCGGTTTATAGTTGACAAACAACTGATGGCCTATAATGGAAGAAATATCGATGCTTTTGTAAACACATACTCAGAAGACATAAAGATATACGACTTTCCGGATAGATTTAAAACATCAGGGCATAGTGAACTTAGACGAATCTATGGTATGTTATTTAAAAACACACCCAGTTTACATTGTATAATAAAAAAACGCTTAGTGATGGTTACCATTGTGATTGATCAAGAATTGGTTCAGCTTAATGCAGGAATTACTATACGGGCCGTTGCTGTTTATGAAGTAAAAAATGGACTGATCGATAGAGTAACATTTATTCAGTAA
- a CDS encoding serine protease: MEKQLSSLNFRKSTDPEKVFDEITRRVNDAEIMAEINEKFNFSGDKSFIESFKENYTSNIDNSSIFNRTLFDVDIEALDADQIYTIAAETIVMKYGRPSLLIQNGKFEKPESDVWKGRLHHDSILDNIPSVGRIELQNHATYDWVGTGWLLENSEYLITNRHVAKVFAKKNGNSFVFKQNLEGRTIKSFIDYKEEFGVDEESSFRIDEIVHIAKPNEPDVAIMRVNPNNLDGQILPEGLKISDVPASLNSYVYTLGYPAKDSRIRDSSLMERIFKSVYNVKRLAPGKLINTNSYDYEYHHDCSTLGGNSGSPVIDLQSGKVVGLHHAGTYRKYNWAVQCEYLLELITSLSLV, from the coding sequence ATGGAAAAGCAATTATCTAGTTTAAATTTTAGAAAGAGTACGGACCCAGAAAAGGTTTTTGATGAAATCACAAGGCGAGTAAACGATGCGGAAATCATGGCAGAGATTAATGAAAAATTTAATTTCTCTGGGGATAAGAGCTTTATCGAAAGTTTTAAAGAAAACTATACATCAAATATAGATAACTCTTCTATTTTTAATAGAACCTTATTTGATGTTGATATAGAGGCATTAGATGCGGATCAAATTTATACGATAGCCGCAGAAACGATTGTAATGAAATACGGTCGGCCTTCATTACTTATACAAAATGGAAAATTCGAAAAGCCAGAAAGCGATGTTTGGAAAGGGAGGCTCCATCATGACTCCATCCTGGATAATATACCAAGTGTTGGGAGAATCGAACTTCAGAACCATGCTACTTATGATTGGGTAGGCACAGGATGGCTATTAGAAAATTCTGAGTATTTAATTACCAATAGACATGTAGCAAAGGTTTTTGCAAAAAAGAACGGAAACTCATTTGTTTTCAAGCAGAACTTAGAAGGAAGAACGATAAAATCATTTATTGATTATAAAGAAGAATTTGGTGTAGATGAAGAATCTTCTTTTAGAATAGATGAGATCGTACATATAGCAAAGCCTAATGAACCTGATGTAGCTATTATGAGGGTAAATCCGAACAATTTAGATGGACAAATACTTCCCGAAGGATTAAAAATTTCTGACGTACCTGCTTCCTTAAATTCATATGTATATACGCTGGGATATCCTGCAAAAGATTCTAGAATACGAGATTCCAGTCTGATGGAACGAATCTTTAAGAGTGTATATAATGTAAAAAGGTTAGCTCCTGGTAAACTCATCAATACGAATTCTTATGATTATGAATATCATCACGACTGTTCTACGCTAGGGGGAAATTCTGGATCTCCGGTAATTGATCTACAATCCGGAAAAGTGGTAGGATTACACCATGCGGGAACTTATAGAAAATACAATTGGGCAGTACAATGTGAATATTTATTAGAACTAATCACAAGTTTGTCTTTAGTCTAG
- a CDS encoding IS110 family transposase, with product MNFKNVIGIDISKNTIDVCNHLDQKNAQFSNSKKGLQNFYLWVKSSKNEIEDVLFVYEHTGMYSHLITEFLTDKECHYHIAPALDIKRSMGITRGKDDVIDSKRIALYGYRLKDEITPTKSYSKSITQLKSLMSLKAKLIKQRAAYKGTLSEQKNIYKTKDFKIIFEVQEKMIRYITKQIKTLEYQILEVIKSQEALKQSLKLILSIKGVGMQMATTMIIATENFTKFKNWRKFASYCGVAPFPYQSGTSVKGRNKVSQLANKKIKVLIHMCSMVAIQHNPEMKKYYERRIEIGKNKMSTINIIRNKLIARIFAVIDRQTPYVDTMKFA from the coding sequence ATGAATTTTAAAAATGTAATTGGTATTGATATTAGTAAAAATACCATTGATGTATGTAATCATTTAGATCAGAAAAATGCTCAATTTAGTAATAGCAAGAAGGGTTTACAGAACTTTTATTTGTGGGTCAAAAGTTCAAAAAATGAAATCGAAGATGTGCTTTTTGTGTATGAACATACAGGTATGTATTCGCATTTAATAACCGAGTTTTTAACAGATAAAGAATGCCATTATCACATTGCACCTGCTTTAGATATAAAGCGTTCAATGGGAATCACAAGAGGCAAAGACGATGTAATTGATTCTAAAAGAATTGCTTTATACGGTTATCGATTAAAAGATGAAATAACTCCAACAAAAAGCTACTCAAAATCCATTACTCAATTGAAATCATTGATGAGTCTTAAAGCTAAGCTAATAAAACAACGAGCCGCTTATAAGGGTACTCTAAGTGAGCAAAAAAACATATATAAAACAAAAGACTTTAAAATCATTTTTGAAGTCCAGGAAAAGATGATTCGTTACATAACAAAACAAATCAAGACTCTTGAATATCAAATTTTGGAAGTTATAAAAAGTCAAGAGGCATTGAAACAAAGTTTAAAGTTAATTTTAAGTATTAAAGGTGTTGGAATGCAAATGGCTACAACGATGATTATTGCTACAGAAAACTTTACCAAATTTAAGAACTGGCGAAAATTTGCATCATATTGTGGTGTAGCTCCTTTCCCTTATCAATCAGGAACAAGTGTAAAAGGACGTAATAAAGTCTCACAACTCGCTAATAAAAAAATAAAAGTATTGATTCATATGTGTTCAATGGTAGCAATTCAACATAATCCAGAGATGAAAAAATACTATGAAAGAAGAATTGAAATAGGTAAAAATAAAATGAGCACAATTAACATTATTAGAAACAAGTTAATAGCTCGCATTTTTGCAGTAATTGATAGACAAACTCCATATGTGGATACAATGAAATTCGCTTAA
- a CDS encoding DUF3892 domain-containing protein: protein MDISILNATVLNAIEEPCPATNLIGYYFPNENQQNTLFSVDGRLNQSFRDGSFVQSGDAVGTLASAAAFQLVVEEEATVRPGFGGADNPDIPMAIADLAVSGVTNLSSFRGSATVQSGGVFSYSISAIKELIFTEIETAATRMVVTLPTEETVIRNAIDTVVNRALTVIWALHGPVAYRESLRPGLGWIAVDAENDQPSRPVNVPAADWATRDLVVGVTHNGTPVNCRTRYAIAGGDDTAPLINILDNLPATDVPPEIPDDAIVVVFMHGHSSNIEEGYTFYEHLVNSEASCLVRPLVMIAFDYPSNGYSQYFDHDVISPLDTTTRFVPDRPLDRRFGILEYYEAFTVSFIEGLDRMMVAYGRPGILNRIAAVMGGSMGGNLALRLSEKLVTNPEWLTATVSWSPASSYGSFGRKDYFIPSPGEHIDIIGKEAIERTRIRSTETENNEARQNFIALQLAGERIINDGTPGFEAVTRLISVLAQPLLAALVGGVVPFIPFVGGLVAPLAAGLTGSTVFGSSIFEGVANIVVIKQSDTWLSELKPECRPGWDATVASRAALAHLLEIYSADRRRMHWRVAYEQLLFSHQDEIAASRGVPCYEASTVPTLLIGGENDVVDDQTGFNIYKGVQFLAPRMINNPGRAVYAADTGHSMHVERPNFLAAEIHKFICKQYAHTVTAVRREEGRITELYFGPMFKTVSAADALEDIKYNRVQYYVAGADGARTSIYVKRYLTTLPDETTDNNLRSLPESTLPAPPPGESVGTAGLGNSFQVTHIRIRGSRRTPWESWVSYLCNDALGIQMPIQRAELDIEHGHRRYYIRTAEGETDLRLVEYMTTYPNYDTEDNLSSLPDIEE, encoded by the coding sequence ATGGATATTTCAATTTTAAATGCAACGGTTCTTAACGCTATAGAAGAACCTTGTCCGGCTACCAATCTAATAGGCTATTACTTTCCTAATGAAAACCAGCAGAACACCTTATTTTCTGTAGATGGCCGACTAAATCAATCATTTCGGGATGGATCATTCGTACAATCAGGAGATGCTGTGGGCACTTTGGCTTCTGCAGCCGCTTTTCAATTAGTAGTAGAAGAAGAAGCTACGGTTAGACCCGGTTTTGGTGGTGCGGATAATCCTGATATTCCCATGGCAATCGCGGATCTCGCAGTTAGTGGCGTAACGAATCTGTCTAGTTTTCGTGGCAGTGCAACTGTACAATCGGGAGGTGTTTTTAGTTATAGTATTAGTGCTATCAAAGAATTAATTTTTACAGAAATAGAAACTGCAGCTACCAGAATGGTGGTAACACTTCCCACAGAAGAAACGGTCATCCGTAATGCAATTGATACCGTCGTCAATAGAGCATTAACTGTCATCTGGGCATTGCACGGTCCTGTTGCGTATAGAGAATCATTGCGTCCTGGATTGGGTTGGATTGCTGTCGATGCAGAAAATGATCAGCCATCGCGACCCGTCAATGTTCCAGCTGCCGATTGGGCAACACGTGATCTCGTGGTAGGAGTTACCCATAATGGTACACCTGTTAATTGTAGAACGCGATACGCAATAGCAGGTGGTGATGATACAGCACCACTAATTAATATTCTTGATAATTTACCGGCAACAGATGTTCCACCAGAAATTCCTGATGATGCTATAGTGGTAGTTTTTATGCACGGACATAGTTCTAATATAGAAGAAGGATATACCTTTTATGAACATTTGGTAAACTCAGAAGCATCCTGTTTGGTAAGACCATTGGTAATGATTGCCTTTGATTATCCATCGAATGGATATTCGCAGTATTTTGATCACGATGTGATTTCGCCGTTAGATACCACCACACGATTTGTTCCGGATCGTCCTTTAGATCGTCGATTTGGAATTCTGGAGTATTATGAAGCCTTTACAGTGTCTTTTATAGAAGGATTAGATAGAATGATGGTCGCTTACGGAAGACCGGGAATTCTCAATCGCATTGCAGCAGTAATGGGTGGAAGTATGGGCGGAAATCTGGCGCTGAGGTTATCAGAAAAATTAGTCACAAATCCCGAATGGCTTACTGCAACAGTTTCCTGGTCACCTGCGAGTTCGTATGGGTCTTTTGGGCGGAAAGATTATTTTATTCCCAGCCCCGGAGAGCATATCGATATTATCGGAAAAGAAGCGATAGAAAGAACCAGAATACGATCTACAGAAACTGAAAATAATGAAGCACGGCAAAATTTTATAGCACTTCAATTGGCTGGAGAACGCATTATTAATGACGGAACACCAGGATTCGAAGCGGTAACCAGACTGATCTCCGTACTGGCCCAACCATTATTGGCAGCATTGGTCGGAGGAGTAGTTCCATTTATACCTTTTGTAGGAGGTTTGGTAGCCCCGCTAGCTGCTGGACTTACGGGTTCTACAGTATTTGGTTCCTCGATATTCGAAGGAGTTGCCAATATTGTTGTTATTAAACAATCCGATACCTGGTTAAGTGAATTAAAACCAGAGTGTCGCCCCGGATGGGATGCCACAGTGGCATCACGAGCTGCCTTAGCACATCTATTAGAAATATATTCTGCCGATCGTAGAAGAATGCACTGGCGTGTGGCGTATGAGCAATTACTGTTTAGTCATCAGGATGAAATTGCAGCGAGTAGAGGTGTACCTTGTTATGAGGCATCTACTGTTCCTACTTTATTAATAGGTGGCGAAAATGATGTAGTAGATGATCAAACCGGATTTAATATCTATAAAGGTGTTCAGTTTCTGGCACCCAGAATGATTAATAATCCGGGCAGAGCAGTTTATGCAGCAGATACAGGGCATTCTATGCATGTAGAACGACCTAATTTTCTAGCAGCAGAGATTCATAAATTTATTTGTAAGCAATATGCACATACTGTAACAGCAGTTCGCAGAGAAGAAGGAAGGATTACCGAGCTTTATTTTGGACCAATGTTTAAAACCGTTTCGGCAGCAGATGCCTTAGAAGATATTAAGTACAATAGAGTACAGTATTACGTAGCCGGAGCTGATGGTGCTCGTACTAGTATTTATGTAAAAAGATACCTTACCACACTGCCAGATGAAACTACGGATAATAACTTGCGATCATTACCGGAAAGTACATTACCAGCACCACCGCCAGGGGAGTCCGTAGGTACTGCCGGTTTAGGAAATAGTTTTCAGGTGACCCATATACGAATCCGAGGTTCGCGACGTACTCCCTGGGAAAGCTGGGTAAGTTATCTATGTAATGATGCTCTGGGGATACAGATGCCGATACAACGTGCAGAATTAGATATAGAACATGGTCACAGACGCTATTATATCCGAACAGCCGAAGGAGAAACTGATCTCCGATTGGTAGAATATATGACGACCTATCCTAACTATGATACCGAAGACAATTTATCTTCTTTACCAGATATCGAAGAATAA